In one Salipiger abyssi genomic region, the following are encoded:
- the rplC gene encoding 50S ribosomal protein L3 — protein MRSGVIAKKVGMTRLFMEDGKQIPVTVLQLEGCQVVAQRTAEKDGYTAVQLGSGSVKAKNVTKAMRGHFAVAKVEPKRKIAEFRVAPENLIGVGEEITADHYFEGQFVDVAGTTIGKGFAGAMKRHNFGGLRASHGVSISHRSHGSTGQCQDPGKVFKGKKMAGHMGAVRVTTQNLQVVKTDADRGLIMIKGAVPGSKGGWVTIKDAVKKPFPENAILPAALKSAAEEAAKAAEEAAAQAAAEEAAAAEAAAKEQAAAEAEALKAAEAEIQAEKKEGDE, from the coding sequence ATGCGCTCTGGAGTCATCGCAAAAAAAGTCGGCATGACCCGGCTGTTCATGGAAGACGGCAAGCAGATCCCTGTGACCGTTCTCCAGCTCGAAGGTTGCCAGGTGGTCGCGCAGCGGACCGCCGAGAAAGACGGCTACACCGCCGTTCAGCTCGGTTCCGGTTCGGTGAAGGCCAAGAACGTGACCAAAGCCATGCGCGGCCATTTCGCCGTTGCCAAGGTGGAACCGAAACGGAAGATCGCGGAATTCCGCGTGGCCCCGGAAAACCTGATCGGCGTGGGTGAGGAAATCACCGCCGACCATTATTTCGAAGGCCAGTTCGTCGACGTTGCCGGCACCACCATCGGTAAGGGCTTTGCCGGTGCCATGAAGCGGCACAATTTCGGCGGTCTGCGCGCGTCCCACGGCGTCTCGATCTCGCACCGTTCGCACGGCTCGACCGGTCAGTGTCAGGATCCGGGCAAGGTCTTCAAAGGCAAGAAGATGGCCGGTCACATGGGCGCCGTCCGTGTCACCACGCAGAACCTTCAGGTCGTCAAGACCGATGCCGACCGTGGCCTGATCATGATCAAGGGCGCGGTTCCGGGCTCGAAAGGTGGCTGGGTGACGATCAAGGACGCGGTCAAGAAACCGTTCCCCGAGAACGCGATCCTGCCCGCCGCTCTGAAGTCCGCCGCCGAGGAAGCCGCGAAAGCCGCCGAGGAAGCCGCCGCTCAAGCCGCCGCCGAGGAAGCCGCAGCCGCTGAAGCCGCCGCCAAGGAACAGGCAGCCGCCGAAGCAGAGGCCCTGAAAGCAGCGGAAGCTGAAATTCAGGCCGAGAAGAAGGAAGGCGACGAATGA
- the rplD gene encoding 50S ribosomal protein L4 has protein sequence MKLDVINLDGSAAGEVELTDEIFDLEPRADILHRVVRWQRNKAQAGTHKVKTRSEVSYSTKKIYRQKGTGGARHGSRKAPIFRKGGIYKGPTPRSHAHELPKKVRALGLKLALSAKAKTGALVIIDTADSDGKTKTLAAQVKSLGWKRALIIDGAAVNENFARAAANIDGLDVLPSVGANVYDILKRDTLVLTKAGVEALEARLK, from the coding sequence ATGAAACTCGACGTGATCAACCTGGACGGCTCCGCCGCGGGCGAAGTCGAGCTGACGGACGAGATCTTCGATCTCGAGCCGCGCGCCGACATCCTGCACCGGGTCGTCCGCTGGCAGCGCAACAAGGCGCAGGCCGGTACGCACAAGGTCAAGACCCGCTCGGAAGTGTCTTACTCGACCAAGAAGATCTATCGCCAGAAGGGTACCGGCGGCGCACGCCACGGCTCCCGCAAGGCGCCGATCTTCCGCAAGGGTGGCATCTACAAGGGCCCGACCCCGCGGTCGCACGCCCACGAGCTGCCGAAAAAGGTCCGTGCCCTCGGTCTGAAGCTGGCGCTCTCCGCCAAAGCCAAGACCGGTGCGCTCGTGATCATCGACACGGCGGATTCCGACGGCAAGACCAAGACGCTGGCAGCACAGGTCAAGAGCCTGGGCTGGAAGCGCGCGCTGATCATCGACGGTGCCGCAGTGAACGAGAACTTCGCTCGTGCCGCGGCCAATATCGACGGTCTGGACGTGCTGCCGAGCGTTGGTGCCAACGTGTATGACATCCTCAAGCGTGACACCCTGGTGCTCACGAAAGCGGGTGTCGAAGCTCTGGAGGCTCGACTGAAATGA
- the rpsS gene encoding 30S ribosomal protein S19, protein MSRSVWKGPFVDAYVLKKAEKVRESGKNEVIKIWSRRSTILPQFVGLTFGVYNGHKHVPVNVSEDMIGQKFGEYAPTRTYYGHAADKKAKRK, encoded by the coding sequence ATGTCGCGCTCTGTTTGGAAAGGCCCTTTCGTCGATGCCTACGTCCTGAAGAAGGCCGAGAAGGTACGCGAAAGCGGCAAGAACGAAGTCATCAAGATCTGGTCGCGCCGCTCGACGATCCTGCCCCAGTTCGTGGGTCTGACGTTTGGCGTCTATAACGGCCACAAGCATGTTCCCGTGAACGTCTCCGAAGACATGATCGGCCAGAAATTCGGCGAATACGCACCGACCCGTACCTACTACGGGCATGCGGCCGACAAGAAAGCCAAGAGGAAGTAA
- a CDS encoding DUF4236 domain-containing protein — translation MPFYYRNSISFGPFRVTLSKSGVGVSAGMKGFRFGTGPRGHFIHAGMNGIYYRQSLGGIGRKKAQSLEAETPEPTLPEARADLAPTYLTPDGVTIRRVLSSGVERMVDSSMKAAVDSLNEARARASFVMLSLLFGGLLLLLIVLSDARGELLFAVGAMIAVLTFFASRADLSRRNVVLAYELDEFSKSAYEATTKAFDHLGAARGLWYVDAAGDVTNLTAWKRNAGASQLVSKHPTAVKYEAPPGVQSNITPPSIAIDGKVLYFLPDCVLVREGRQYGAVAYPDLRLATRPSRFIVEDAVPSDCKVVGSTWKHPNKNGGPDRRFRDNRQLPICLFEELGMISVSGLKALIMASARSAVSETETALGALIKTSKEVKPVGQTLLFEDR, via the coding sequence ATGCCATTTTACTATCGTAATTCTATATCTTTTGGCCCGTTTCGGGTGACTCTTTCAAAGTCCGGGGTCGGCGTTTCTGCTGGTATGAAGGGTTTTCGCTTCGGCACAGGCCCCAGAGGCCACTTTATTCATGCAGGAATGAATGGCATTTACTATCGACAGAGCCTCGGTGGAATTGGTCGAAAGAAGGCACAGAGCCTTGAAGCAGAGACGCCGGAGCCAACACTACCGGAGGCCCGTGCTGATCTTGCTCCGACATACCTGACGCCTGACGGTGTCACAATACGCCGAGTGCTATCGTCGGGCGTGGAGCGAATGGTTGATAGCAGCATGAAGGCTGCGGTTGATAGCCTCAACGAAGCGCGCGCGCGGGCCAGCTTCGTAATGCTATCGCTCCTATTCGGCGGATTGCTGCTTCTGCTCATTGTGTTGAGTGACGCAAGAGGCGAACTACTATTCGCAGTCGGCGCGATGATCGCTGTTCTAACCTTCTTTGCGTCAAGAGCCGACCTGTCTCGGCGCAATGTTGTGTTGGCCTATGAATTGGATGAGTTTTCGAAAAGTGCCTATGAGGCAACCACTAAGGCTTTTGATCACCTCGGAGCTGCGCGCGGCCTTTGGTATGTCGATGCTGCCGGTGATGTGACGAATTTAACTGCGTGGAAGCGGAATGCTGGCGCTAGCCAACTTGTAAGTAAACACCCGACGGCGGTGAAGTACGAGGCGCCTCCCGGCGTGCAGTCGAACATTACGCCGCCGTCAATTGCTATCGACGGCAAGGTTCTCTACTTCTTACCGGATTGCGTGCTCGTTCGCGAAGGAAGGCAGTACGGAGCGGTCGCGTACCCCGATCTTCGTTTGGCGACGCGCCCAAGCCGTTTCATCGTAGAGGACGCGGTCCCTAGCGACTGCAAAGTTGTTGGTTCAACTTGGAAACATCCAAATAAAAACGGGGGGCCAGATCGGCGCTTTAGGGATAATAGGCAGCTTCCGATTTGTCTTTTTGAGGAGTTGGGAATGATCAGCGTGTCCGGGCTAAAGGCTCTGATCATGGCTTCGGCAAGGAGTGCTGTGAGTGAGACCGAAACGGCTTTAGGAGCCCTCATCAAAACCTCGAAGGAGGTTAAGCCGGTTGGGCAAACACTGCTTTTTGAGGATAGATGA
- the rplB gene encoding 50S ribosomal protein L2, translated as MALKSYKPTTPGQRGLVLIDRSELYKGRPVKSLTEGLTKSGGRNNTGRITARRRGGGAKRLYRIVDFKRNKFDINGIVVRIEYDPNRTAFIALVQYDDGEQAYILAPQRLAIGDKIVASAKADIKPGNAMPFSGMPIGTIVHNIELKPGKGGQIARAAGTYAQFVGRDGGYAQIRLSSGELRMVRQECMATVGAVSNPDNSNQNLGKAGRTRHMGKRPSVRGVVMNPIDHPHGGGEGRTSGGRHPVTPWGKPTKGKRTRDTNKASQKLIIRSRHAKKKGR; from the coding sequence ATGGCACTCAAGTCGTACAAGCCGACGACGCCGGGCCAGCGCGGGCTGGTGCTGATCGACCGTTCGGAGCTGTATAAAGGACGTCCCGTCAAATCCCTCACCGAGGGCCTGACGAAATCGGGCGGCCGGAACAACACCGGACGGATCACTGCACGCCGCCGCGGCGGTGGCGCAAAGCGTCTCTACCGGATCGTCGATTTCAAGCGGAACAAGTTCGATATCAACGGCATCGTCGTTCGCATCGAATACGATCCCAACCGCACCGCCTTCATCGCGCTCGTCCAGTATGACGATGGCGAGCAGGCCTATATCCTCGCGCCCCAGCGTCTGGCCATCGGCGACAAGATCGTCGCCAGCGCCAAGGCCGACATCAAGCCCGGCAACGCAATGCCCTTCTCCGGCATGCCGATCGGCACGATCGTTCACAATATCGAGCTGAAGCCCGGCAAGGGCGGCCAGATCGCACGCGCCGCGGGCACCTATGCCCAGTTCGTCGGTCGCGACGGCGGCTACGCCCAGATCCGTCTGAGCTCGGGCGAGCTGCGCATGGTGCGTCAGGAATGCATGGCCACTGTCGGTGCCGTGTCGAACCCCGACAACAGCAACCAGAACCTCGGTAAAGCCGGTCGTACCCGCCACATGGGCAAACGTCCGAGCGTCCGCGGCGTCGTGATGAACCCGATCGACCACCCCCATGGCGGTGGTGAAGGCCGGACCTCCGGTGGCCGTCACCCGGTCACGCCCTGGGGCAAGCCGACCAAGGGCAAGCGGACCCGCGACACCAACAAGGCGTCGCAGAAGCTTATCATCCGCTCGCGTCACGCCAAGAAGAAGGGTCGCTAA
- the rpsH gene encoding 30S ribosomal protein S8, translating into MNDPIGDMLTRIRNSQMRGKSTVTTPASKLRAWVLDVLADEGYIRGYESGTDSNGHPTLEISLKYFDGTPVIRELQRVSKPGRRVYMGVKDIPSVRQGLGVSIVSTPKGVMSDANARAANVGGEVLCTVF; encoded by the coding sequence ATGAACGATCCTATCGGCGATATGCTCACCCGGATCCGCAACTCGCAGATGCGCGGCAAGTCCACCGTCACCACGCCGGCCTCCAAGCTGCGTGCCTGGGTGCTCGACGTGCTGGCAGACGAAGGCTACATCCGCGGCTACGAGTCCGGCACCGATTCCAACGGTCACCCGACCCTGGAAATCAGCCTGAAATATTTCGACGGCACCCCCGTCATTCGCGAGCTTCAGCGGGTCTCCAAGCCCGGTCGCCGCGTCTATATGGGTGTCAAGGACATCCCCTCGGTCCGTCAGGGCCTGGGTGTGTCGATTGTCAGCACGCCGAAGGGCGTGATGTCGGACGCAAACGCCCGCGCTGCCAATGTCGGCGGCGAGGTGCTCTGCACGGTATTCTAA
- a CDS encoding 50S ribosomal protein L23, whose product MSAKPEHYDVIRKPIITEKSTMASENGAVVFEVAIDATKPQVKEAIEALFGVKVKAVNTTITKGKVKRFRGQIGRRNDVKKAYVTLEEGNTIDVSTGL is encoded by the coding sequence ATGAGTGCGAAGCCCGAACATTACGACGTGATCCGCAAGCCGATCATCACCGAGAAATCCACCATGGCGTCCGAGAACGGCGCAGTGGTGTTCGAGGTGGCAATCGACGCGACGAAACCCCAGGTGAAAGAGGCCATCGAGGCGCTCTTCGGTGTCAAGGTCAAGGCCGTGAACACCACCATCACCAAGGGCAAGGTCAAGCGCTTCCGCGGCCAGATCGGTCGCCGGAACGACGTCAAGAAGGCCTATGTGACCCTCGAAGAGGGCAACACGATCGACGTGTCGACCGGTCTTTGA
- a CDS encoding GIY-YIG nuclease family protein gives MFVNFPFGKPEDQPLTNFHPSASLKIFGVTPRDPGYVYLCEDRGRYKIGRSRNPWKRLREAFTWSPSIQILAQKPFWNHCEVEDALHTGLAAFWSVREWFDFQADPFCECFVEGFCAFDNQDINKNSIDFIYFMNGNGMSEFTLERSRTRISKAAFLKNPYK, from the coding sequence ATGTTCGTTAACTTTCCATTCGGGAAACCAGAGGATCAACCACTGACAAATTTTCATCCTAGCGCCAGTCTTAAGATCTTTGGTGTTACACCAAGAGACCCAGGCTACGTCTATCTTTGTGAAGATCGAGGAAGATACAAAATCGGCAGATCTAGGAATCCTTGGAAGCGTCTCCGGGAGGCTTTCACTTGGTCGCCTTCAATTCAAATTCTCGCGCAAAAGCCGTTCTGGAACCATTGTGAAGTCGAAGATGCCCTACACACAGGGCTCGCAGCTTTTTGGTCCGTCCGCGAATGGTTCGATTTTCAAGCCGATCCGTTTTGTGAATGCTTTGTGGAGGGTTTCTGTGCTTTTGACAATCAAGACATCAACAAAAACTCCATTGATTTCATATACTTCATGAATGGAAATGGCATGTCAGAGTTCACTCTAGAGCGTTCGAGGACGAGAATCTCAAAGGCAGCATTTCTCAAGAACCCATACAAATAG
- the rplE gene encoding 50S ribosomal protein L5: MLDTATYTPRLKTLFRDSIKAAMKEEFGYKNDMQIPRLDKIVLNIGCGAEAVRDSKKAKSAVEDLTTIAGQKAVTTKAKKSIAGFRVREEMPLGAKVTLRGDRMYDFLDRLIGIAMPRIRDFRGVKPSFDGRGNFAMGVKEHIVFPEIEFDKVDEVWGMDIIITTTAATDAEAKALLKHFNMPFNA, translated from the coding sequence ATGCTTGATACCGCGACCTATACCCCGCGCCTGAAGACGCTGTTCCGCGACAGCATCAAGGCCGCGATGAAGGAAGAGTTCGGCTACAAGAACGACATGCAGATCCCGCGTCTGGACAAGATCGTTCTGAACATCGGCTGCGGTGCCGAGGCGGTGCGCGATTCCAAGAAGGCCAAATCGGCCGTCGAGGATCTGACCACCATCGCCGGTCAGAAAGCCGTCACCACGAAAGCCAAGAAGTCGATCGCCGGCTTCCGCGTTCGTGAAGAGATGCCGCTCGGTGCCAAGGTCACGCTCCGCGGTGACCGGATGTATGATTTCCTCGACCGCCTGATCGGTATCGCGATGCCCCGCATCCGCGACTTCCGTGGCGTGAAGCCGTCCTTCGACGGGCGCGGCAACTTCGCCATGGGCGTCAAGGAACACATCGTCTTCCCCGAGATCGAGTTCGACAAGGTCGACGAGGTCTGGGGCATGGACATCATCATCACCACCACCGCCGCGACCGACGCGGAAGCCAAGGCGCTGTTGAAGCATTTCAACATGCCCTTCAACGCCTGA
- the rplR gene encoding 50S ribosomal protein L18, with protein sequence MANSKRDLFLKRRLRVRNKLRKVNAGRVRLSVHRSNKNISVQLIDDVRGVTLASASSMEKDLGVVGKGNVEAAQKVGALLAERAKAAGVEEAYFDRGGFLYHGRVKALADAAREAGLKL encoded by the coding sequence ATGGCAAACAGCAAACGGGATCTGTTCCTCAAGCGCCGCCTGCGCGTCCGGAACAAGCTTCGCAAGGTGAACGCCGGCCGTGTGCGGCTGTCGGTTCACCGCTCGAACAAGAATATCAGCGTGCAGCTGATCGACGACGTGCGCGGCGTGACGCTCGCATCCGCCTCCTCGATGGAGAAGGATCTGGGCGTCGTCGGCAAAGGCAATGTGGAGGCGGCCCAGAAGGTCGGTGCTCTGCTGGCCGAGCGCGCAAAGGCAGCCGGCGTGGAAGAAGCCTATTTCGACCGCGGCGGCTTTCTGTATCACGGTCGCGTCAAGGCTCTGGCCGACGCCGCGCGTGAGGCGGGCCTGAAACTCTGA
- the rplN gene encoding 50S ribosomal protein L14 gives MIQMQTNLDVADNSGARKVQCIKVLGGSHRRYASVGDIIVVSVKEAIPRGRVKKGDVRKAVVVRTAKEVRREDGTTIRFDRNAAVILNNSNEPVGTRIFGPVVRELRAKNFMKIISLAPEVL, from the coding sequence ATGATCCAGATGCAGACCAATCTGGATGTCGCTGACAATTCCGGTGCCCGGAAAGTTCAGTGCATCAAGGTCCTCGGCGGCTCGCATCGCCGCTATGCATCGGTCGGCGACATCATCGTCGTATCGGTGAAAGAGGCCATTCCGCGCGGTCGCGTGAAGAAGGGTGACGTCCGCAAGGCCGTCGTCGTGCGCACCGCCAAGGAAGTCCGCCGTGAAGACGGCACCACCATCCGCTTCGACCGCAACGCCGCCGTCATTCTGAACAACTCGAATGAGCCCGTCGGCACCCGTATCTTCGGGCCGGTGGTGCGCGAGCTGCGTGCGAAGAACTTCATGAAGATCATCTCGCTGGCTCCGGAGGTGCTCTGA
- the rpsN gene encoding 30S ribosomal protein S14 produces MAKKSMIEREKKRQALVEKYAAKRAELKEIATDESKPMEERFKARLKLAKLPRNSSPTRLHNRCQLTGRPHAYYRKLKISRIALRDLGSNGQLPGVVKSSW; encoded by the coding sequence ATGGCCAAGAAATCCATGATCGAACGCGAGAAGAAGCGCCAGGCGCTGGTGGAGAAATACGCCGCCAAGCGCGCTGAGCTCAAAGAGATCGCGACCGACGAATCCAAACCTATGGAAGAGCGCTTCAAGGCCCGCCTGAAGCTGGCGAAACTGCCGCGCAATTCCTCGCCCACCCGGCTGCACAACCGCTGCCAGCTGACGGGTCGTCCCCATGCTTACTACCGCAAGCTCAAGATCAGCCGGATCGCCCTGCGCGACCTCGGCTCGAACGGTCAGCTTCCCGGTGTGGTCAAGTCGAGCTGGTAA
- the rplF gene encoding 50S ribosomal protein L6 translates to MSRIGKKPVELPSGVSASVSGQTVEVKGPKGSQIFNATDDVTIAVEDNAVTVTPRGNSKRARQQWGMSRTIVANMVHGVSNTFKKELEIQGVGYRAQVQGSTLKLNLGYSHDVNFDIPQGITVTTPKPTEIVVEGHDAQVVGQVAANIRDWRRPEPYKGKGIRYKGEYIFAKEGKKK, encoded by the coding sequence ATGTCTCGTATTGGGAAAAAGCCGGTTGAGCTGCCCTCGGGTGTTTCCGCATCCGTCAGCGGCCAGACCGTGGAAGTGAAGGGGCCGAAAGGCAGCCAGATCTTCAACGCCACCGACGATGTCACCATCGCGGTCGAGGACAACGCCGTCACCGTGACGCCGCGCGGCAATTCCAAGCGCGCCCGTCAGCAGTGGGGCATGTCGCGGACCATCGTGGCCAACATGGTCCACGGTGTCTCGAACACCTTCAAGAAAGAGCTCGAGATCCAGGGCGTGGGTTACCGCGCGCAGGTTCAGGGCTCCACTCTGAAGCTGAACCTCGGCTACAGCCACGATGTGAACTTCGACATTCCGCAGGGCATCACGGTCACCACGCCGAAGCCGACGGAAATCGTCGTCGAGGGGCATGACGCACAGGTGGTCGGTCAGGTCGCGGCCAATATCCGCGACTGGCGCCGTCCGGAGCCGTACAAAGGCAAGGGTATTCGCTACAAGGGTGAGTACATCTTTGCCAAGGAAGGCAAGAAGAAGTAA
- the rplX gene encoding 50S ribosomal protein L24: protein MAAKLKKGDNVIVLAGKDKGKTGTIESVSPKTGKAVVGGVNMAVRHTRQSQTSQGGRLPQAMPIDLSNLAIVDANGKPTRVGFRMEGDKKVRFAKTTGDVIDA, encoded by the coding sequence ATGGCTGCCAAACTGAAAAAGGGCGACAACGTCATCGTTCTCGCCGGCAAGGACAAGGGCAAGACCGGGACCATCGAGTCCGTCAGCCCGAAAACCGGCAAGGCCGTTGTCGGCGGCGTCAACATGGCCGTCCGCCACACCCGCCAGAGCCAGACGTCGCAAGGCGGCCGTCTGCCGCAGGCGATGCCCATCGACCTCAGCAACCTCGCCATCGTCGATGCCAACGGCAAACCGACCCGCGTGGGCTTCCGCATGGAAGGCGACAAGAAGGTCCGTTTTGCCAAGACCACGGGGGACGTGATCGATGCTTGA
- the rpsQ gene encoding 30S ribosomal protein S17: MPKRILQGTVTSTANAQTVTVQVVRRFKHPVLQKTIKKSKKYRAHDEAEKFAVGDMVRIIECAPKSKTKRWEVIAE; the protein is encoded by the coding sequence ATGCCCAAGCGTATCCTGCAAGGCACCGTGACCTCCACCGCCAACGCCCAGACCGTCACGGTTCAGGTGGTCCGCCGCTTCAAGCACCCCGTGCTGCAGAAGACCATCAAGAAGTCGAAGAAATACCGCGCTCATGACGAGGCGGAAAAATTCGCTGTCGGCGATATGGTCCGCATCATCGAATGCGCGCCCAAGTCGAAAACGAAACGCTGGGAGGTGATCGCGGAGTAA
- the rpsC gene encoding 30S ribosomal protein S3, whose amino-acid sequence MGNKTNPIGMRLQVNRTWDSRWYADTKDYGDLLLEDIAIREFIHEECKQAGVARVIIERPHKKCRVTIHTARPGVIIGKKGADIETLRKKLAKMTDSELHLNIVEVRKPELDARLVGESIAQQLERRVSFRRAMKRAVQNAMRMGALGIRVNVAGRLGGAEIARTEWYREGRVPLHTLRADIDYAHVEATTPYGIIGIKVWIFKGEIMEHDPAARDRKSQEIQDGPAPRGAMGGRR is encoded by the coding sequence ATGGGTAACAAGACCAATCCGATCGGCATGCGCCTTCAGGTCAACCGCACCTGGGACAGCCGCTGGTACGCCGACACCAAGGACTATGGTGACCTGCTTCTGGAAGACATCGCCATCCGCGAGTTCATCCACGAAGAGTGCAAGCAGGCCGGTGTGGCGCGCGTCATCATCGAGCGTCCGCACAAGAAGTGCCGCGTGACCATTCACACCGCCCGTCCGGGCGTCATCATCGGCAAGAAAGGCGCAGACATCGAAACCCTGCGCAAGAAGCTGGCGAAGATGACCGACAGCGAGCTGCACCTCAACATCGTCGAGGTCCGCAAGCCCGAGCTCGATGCCCGTCTTGTGGGTGAGAGCATCGCGCAGCAGCTCGAGCGCCGTGTGTCGTTCCGCCGTGCCATGAAGCGCGCGGTGCAGAACGCCATGCGCATGGGCGCGCTGGGGATCCGGGTGAACGTCGCGGGCCGTCTCGGCGGTGCCGAGATCGCACGGACCGAATGGTATCGCGAAGGCCGTGTGCCCCTGCACACCCTGCGCGCGGATATCGACTACGCGCACGTCGAAGCCACGACCCCCTATGGTATCATCGGGATCAAGGTCTGGATCTTCAAAGGCGAAATCATGGAGCACGACCCGGCTGCCCGCGACCGCAAGTCGCAGGAAATCCAGGACGGTCCGGCTCCGCGCGGCGCCATGGGCGGCCGTCGCTGA
- a CDS encoding TIGR02466 family protein has product MTQIRSLFATRLYRAPLSEHAPAIDTAELEASCWSIAEDDEAGQAWCDENNYPGYTSYASLTDLPWRFPVFADLVAALDKHVAAFAEDLEFDLGDKALVLEDIWINILPEGGTHASHIHPHSVISGTTYVAMPGGTSALKLEDPRLGFMMAAPARRKGCREELKAFVYETPEVGDILLWESWLRHEVPPNPAAEERISVSFNYKWE; this is encoded by the coding sequence ATGACCCAGATCCGATCCCTCTTCGCGACCCGCCTCTACCGCGCCCCTCTCTCCGAGCATGCGCCCGCCATCGACACCGCCGAGCTGGAAGCCTCCTGCTGGTCCATCGCCGAGGACGACGAGGCGGGGCAGGCATGGTGCGACGAGAACAACTATCCCGGCTACACCTCTTATGCCTCGCTGACCGATCTGCCCTGGCGCTTCCCGGTCTTCGCCGATCTGGTCGCGGCGCTCGACAAGCATGTGGCGGCCTTCGCCGAGGATCTGGAATTCGATCTGGGCGACAAGGCGCTGGTGCTCGAGGACATCTGGATCAACATTCTGCCCGAGGGTGGCACCCACGCCTCGCATATCCACCCGCATTCGGTGATCTCGGGCACGACCTATGTGGCGATGCCCGGCGGCACCTCGGCGCTGAAGCTGGAAGACCCGCGCCTGGGCTTCATGATGGCCGCGCCTGCGCGCCGGAAGGGATGCCGCGAGGAGCTGAAGGCGTTTGTGTATGAGACGCCCGAGGTCGGGGACATCCTGCTCTGGGAAAGCTGGCTACGCCACGAGGTGCCGCCGAACCCGGCCGCAGAAGAGCGGATTTCGGTGAGCTTCAACTATAAGTGGGAGTGA
- the rplP gene encoding 50S ribosomal protein L16 yields MLQPKRTKFRKMFKGRIKGEAKGGSDLNFGHYGLKALQPERVTARQIEAARRAMTRHMKRQGRVWIRIFPDTPVTSKPTEVRMGKGKGSVDYWACKVKPGRVMFEIDGVAEDIAREALRLAAMKLPIKTRVVVREDW; encoded by the coding sequence ATGCTGCAACCGAAACGCACCAAGTTCCGGAAGATGTTCAAGGGCCGCATCAAAGGTGAGGCCAAGGGCGGTTCCGACCTGAACTTCGGCCATTACGGCCTGAAGGCTCTGCAACCCGAGCGCGTCACCGCGCGCCAGATCGAGGCCGCTCGTCGTGCCATGACGCGTCACATGAAGCGTCAGGGCCGCGTCTGGATCCGGATCTTCCCGGATACCCCGGTGACCTCGAAACCCACCGAGGTTCGGATGGGTAAGGGTAAGGGCTCGGTCGATTACTGGGCCTGCAAGGTCAAGCCGGGCCGCGTGATGTTCGAGATCGACGGCGTCGCCGAAGACATCGCCCGCGAGGCGCTGCGTCTGGCCGCGATGAAGCTGCCGATCAAGACCCGCGTGGTGGTCCGCGAGGACTGGTAA
- the rpmC gene encoding 50S ribosomal protein L29 has translation MDAKELSSKTPDQLRDELVALKKEAFNLRFQKATGQIENTARIRQVRRDVARVNTVLNQKAAAAASAE, from the coding sequence ATGGACGCCAAAGAGCTCAGCTCGAAGACCCCGGACCAGCTCCGGGACGAGCTTGTGGCGCTGAAGAAGGAGGCCTTCAACCTCCGCTTCCAGAAAGCCACCGGCCAGATCGAAAACACCGCACGCATCCGTCAGGTGCGCCGCGACGTGGCGCGGGTCAACACCGTGCTCAACCAGAAAGCCGCTGCTGCGGCGTCTGCGGAATAA
- the rplV gene encoding 50S ribosomal protein L22 → MGKDKNPRRVADNEAMAKLRMLRTSPQKLNLVAALIRGKKVEKALTDLTFSKKRIAVDVKKCLQSAIANAENNHGLDVDELVVAEAYVGKNLVMKRGRPRARGRFGRINKPFSELTIKVRQIEEQA, encoded by the coding sequence ATGGGCAAGGATAAGAATCCCCGCCGCGTGGCGGACAACGAGGCGATGGCAAAGCTCCGCATGCTGCGCACCTCGCCGCAGAAGCTGAACCTGGTGGCCGCGCTGATCCGCGGCAAGAAGGTGGAAAAGGCCCTCACGGACCTGACCTTCTCGAAAAAGCGGATCGCCGTGGACGTGAAGAAATGCCTTCAGTCCGCTATCGCGAATGCCGAGAACAACCACGGTCTGGACGTTGACGAGCTCGTCGTCGCCGAGGCCTATGTGGGCAAGAACCTTGTGATGAAGCGTGGCCGTCCCCGGGCGCGTGGCCGTTTCGGCCGCATCAACAAGCCGTTCTCGGAACTCACCATCAAGGTGCGTCAGATCGAGGAGCAAGCCTAA